The following are from one region of the Mesotoga sp. UBA6090 genome:
- a CDS encoding ABC transporter ATP-binding protein: MNENILVLEGVNKHFPLNSFRMRGKVVHAMDDVSFSLRKGEVLAIVGESGSGKTTTANVISRIYRQTAGRVAFEGRELSGTMSRKEELKHHKRVQMIFQDPFGALNPTRTVGGIMERPFIIHRIAKEKRSVQEMVDNILVQVGLEPPEQFTRKFPHELSGGQRQRVNIARAFSVEPDLILADEPTSMLDVSNRMSIMNMMLNLKERHGVSFIYITHDLAGARYMSDRIIVMYAGMIMEIGPVEEVINNSFHPYTRLLKSAAPSPEIGLKRNPLTTGGDIPSLIDPPGGCRFHPRCPFAKEACYLEIPPMKKIGENHYARCIL, encoded by the coding sequence GTGAACGAGAATATCCTGGTTCTTGAAGGAGTCAACAAACACTTTCCCCTGAACTCTTTCAGAATGCGTGGAAAGGTTGTTCATGCTATGGACGACGTTTCTTTTTCTCTGCGAAAAGGAGAAGTGCTCGCGATAGTTGGAGAGTCCGGCAGCGGAAAAACCACAACGGCAAACGTAATAAGCAGGATCTACAGACAAACGGCAGGCAGAGTGGCGTTTGAAGGAAGAGAATTAAGCGGCACCATGTCACGAAAAGAAGAGCTGAAACATCACAAGAGGGTCCAAATGATATTTCAGGACCCTTTCGGGGCCTTGAATCCGACCAGAACGGTTGGCGGAATTATGGAACGGCCCTTCATTATTCACAGGATTGCGAAAGAAAAGAGATCGGTACAGGAAATGGTAGACAACATCCTCGTTCAGGTAGGCCTTGAGCCACCCGAGCAGTTCACTCGGAAGTTTCCTCATGAACTATCTGGCGGTCAGAGACAAAGGGTAAATATCGCCAGAGCCTTCTCTGTCGAGCCCGACCTTATTCTGGCTGATGAGCCCACTTCAATGCTCGACGTATCAAACAGGATGAGCATTATGAACATGATGCTGAACCTCAAAGAACGACATGGAGTATCTTTCATATACATAACTCATGATCTAGCAGGCGCCCGTTATATGAGCGACAGGATAATCGTTATGTATGCCGGCATGATCATGGAGATCGGTCCTGTAGAAGAGGTAATAAACAACTCTTTTCATCCGTACACGAGACTGTTGAAGTCTGCTGCTCCCTCTCCTGAAATTGGACTCAAGCGGAATCCGCTGACAACCGGAGGAGACATCCCCTCGCTGATCGATCCGCCAGGTGGCTGCCGTTTCCATCCACGTTGCCCGTTCGCCAAAGAGGCGTGTTATCTCGAGATACCGCCAATGAAGAAAATCGGTGAGAATCACTATGCAAGGTGCATTCTCTAG